From Herpetosiphonaceae bacterium, the proteins below share one genomic window:
- the gatB gene encoding Asp-tRNA(Asn)/Glu-tRNA(Gln) amidotransferase subunit GatB: MEYEAVIGLEVHAQVLTDSKMFCGCSADYANAAPNTHVCPVCLGLPGALPVINQRAVELIGMTGLALNCRVNHDTFFDRKNYFYVDLPSSYQRSQYDHPICVEGWLEIETASGAKRIGITRAHMEEDTGKLTHAESGSLVDYNRSGVPLMEIVSEPDIASPEEAKLYCARMRQMLVWIGVNSGNLDEGAMRFDVNVSVRPKGSATFGTKIEIKNLNSIRSVERALIYEIERQTQVLVGGGTLQQETRGWDEDQGITLGQRSKEFAHDYRYFPDPDLPPLALDEAWVEQRRAELIELPDARRRRFEADYQLSTQDALLLTGERAVADYFETAVTAAKEHTPKSVGNWIIGELFRLLNDGGETIGAAAARLRPEFIGELLSLLKSGTINGTTAKQVFEESFRTGTAPAAIVDARGLRQISDSNVVLDFARQAVEANPKVVGDYRSGKIQAIKFLVGQVMKLSKGQANPQLAEQALHEVLDN; encoded by the coding sequence ATGGAGTATGAAGCGGTCATCGGGCTGGAAGTTCACGCCCAAGTCTTGACCGACTCGAAAATGTTCTGTGGCTGTAGCGCCGACTACGCGAACGCCGCTCCTAATACGCATGTCTGCCCGGTATGTCTTGGCCTGCCCGGCGCGCTGCCAGTGATCAACCAGCGCGCGGTGGAGCTGATCGGCATGACCGGCCTCGCGCTCAACTGCCGGGTCAACCACGACACGTTCTTCGATCGCAAGAACTATTTTTATGTCGACTTGCCATCATCCTACCAGCGCAGCCAGTACGACCATCCGATCTGCGTCGAGGGCTGGCTGGAGATCGAAACGGCGAGCGGTGCCAAGCGCATCGGCATTACGCGCGCGCATATGGAAGAAGACACCGGCAAGCTGACCCACGCCGAGAGCGGCTCGCTGGTGGACTATAACCGATCGGGCGTGCCGCTGATGGAGATCGTCAGCGAGCCGGATATTGCGTCGCCGGAGGAAGCGAAGCTGTACTGCGCCAGGATGCGCCAGATGCTGGTCTGGATCGGCGTGAACAGCGGCAACCTCGACGAAGGCGCGATGCGCTTCGATGTCAATGTATCGGTACGGCCTAAAGGCAGCGCCACCTTCGGCACTAAGATCGAGATCAAAAACCTCAACTCGATCCGCTCCGTCGAGCGCGCGCTGATCTACGAGATCGAGCGCCAGACGCAGGTGCTGGTCGGCGGCGGCACGCTCCAGCAGGAAACGCGCGGATGGGATGAAGATCAGGGCATCACGCTCGGCCAGCGCTCAAAGGAGTTCGCCCACGACTATCGCTACTTCCCCGATCCCGATCTGCCGCCGCTGGCGCTCGATGAGGCGTGGGTCGAGCAGCGCCGCGCCGAGCTGATCGAGCTGCCGGATGCGCGGCGACGACGCTTCGAGGCCGACTACCAGCTATCCACGCAGGACGCGCTGCTGCTGACCGGCGAGCGCGCGGTCGCGGACTATTTCGAGACGGCTGTCACCGCCGCCAAAGAACACACGCCGAAGTCAGTCGGCAACTGGATTATCGGCGAGCTGTTCCGGCTGCTCAACGACGGAGGTGAAACGATCGGCGCTGCTGCGGCGCGGCTTCGTCCCGAATTTATCGGCGAGCTGCTGAGCCTGCTCAAGAGCGGCACGATCAACGGCACCACGGCCAAGCAGGTCTTTGAAGAAAGCTTCCGCACCGGCACCGCCCCCGCCGCGATTGTCGACGCCAGAGGGCTGCGGCAGATCAGCGACTCGAATGTGGTGCTCGACTTTGCCCGCCAGGCCGTCGAAGCCAA